tgaaacatattgagtgtgtgtgtgtgtgtgtgtgtgtgtgtgtgtgtgtgtgtgtgtgtgtgtgtgtgtgtgtgtgtgtgtgtgtgtgtgtgtgtgtgtgtgtgtgtgtgtgtgtgtgtgtgtgtgtgtgtgtgtgtgtgtgtgtgtgtgtgtgtgtgtgtgtgtgttgcagctgaaCAACCTGGACCCTGAACTCAAGAACCTGTTCGACATGTGCGGCATCTCCGAGGCTCAGCTGAAGGACCGAGAGACGTCGAAGGTCATCTACGACTTCATCGAGAAGAAGGGAGGCGTGGAGGCCGTCAAGAACGAGCTGAGGAGGCAGGGTGAGaacctgctcacacacacaaacacacactcacacacccattAGAGGTACCTTATTATCTGAAATAATAATGAAGCAATGCAGCGCTTAATTATGTTTCACCAGGATTTTACTGCAAAACTGATTTTCTTTATAGGTGTCTCTAATGTATCTAATGTAGACATTGTGTTGACATTGTGTTGACGCACATTTGTGTTTAAGTCGGTAATGCACGTGTCGGTCCAGTGCTTCAAATAACTCCTGTTGTCACTCAACTGACTATCCAAAATCTGCATCTTTAAGTTAGACCTGTCCATCTGTTAATTTTTACATTCCAACAAAACTCTAATCAAACTAAGTCAAACACCACATTCTCGCTTTTCCACTTTTCCGAGGTAAAAAAACATCGATGTGGGCAACACGCTTGTCGTAATTAGTCCACACTTATGTAAACTTTGGCTAACCcagcgtcacacacacacacccagctgCCAATGAAATGGCTCCAACGCATTGTtgccatttttctttctcatgtTTTTCCATATTTGAAAACATCAGATAAACTGTGAAGGATTGGTTCCATCTTACAACCAGTACAGAATCAATCAAATATGGCATcttgtttttaaagcatttgatgACAAAATATCTAATATGTAAGCTTAGAACATGAAAGGGGAAGTGTAGCATCCAATCGGAAGTCGGGGATTTACAagctaatttaaaatgttcatggGTAACTGtaacaataatatataaatacagcaacaTAACTAAAACCTCACAGTGCTGTTATGACTGCAGCTTTTGCAGGTTTACTGAATGaattaagtgtatttttctTGGTATTCCTTCACCATCTTTTCagataaaaacaataactttCTTAtgaacaaatttaaaattcccCTCACAGTTTCATCTTGATGAATTGTTCCTTTCTTCTGTAATTTTTCTATCAGACAGTAGACTCGAGGCGTGCACATGAAACGAGATTCTCTGTCAGATATCTCTATTCTTTGGGACACGCTctccttcattcattcattattcatgTTAACCTGTGCAGGTTTGAAAGCAGGAGGGAAACGTGTGGTGTGATCTGAATATGAAAGTGTTTGTTGGATCTTTTCAAGTTGTCCCagtgattttaaaaatcaatctggaaaacaaaaatcacaattGGAATCTAATTGTTTATAAGTGGTTGTTTCGAGGGCGTTCTTAAATGTTTCTTGACTTAATGTTGATGACTACTATGAGGATGTTTTTCTAGTAACAAAATGAGGCTTTATTAGTGCTGTTAAACGATTAAATATCCaagattaatcgcattaatgtcatgtcataactcgcaattaatctcAATCGCACATttctatctattctaaatgtcctttgatttatttttgtcccatttttgtcCCAAGATGTAAAAGTGGATTGGCTCGCTTtgtgctaatgtttttttttttattgaagacaacattggcatatagcctactgcaGTGTTCAAGGCCCCCCcatcatatagcctactgtagtgttcaatttcacactaatattcttacttggagcaaataatctctcacacaatgtaacactgtccatcaataaaagggtgaaagaaATACTTTGacgggaggggagagagagagatttgcatcagctgtgtgcttggccatccagtggtatttcagactggacgtgctgcgatgatatcTCAGTTCACGACGACAAAAcgcacagatcactttggtctcgtcagtggaacatttggcaacttttaaaaaggaaactttccatccagaatcttatcgGCGTCCATTTTGACatctcacgctcgccatccactcaaaacgtaacgtcaCTACTCTCTgtccggctcgcaagcccagaCCAGTGTGTGCGCCATggctgttttgtttccggtctagctagaaaGAAATACTTACACATGAACCTGCATTTACGTCTGAGCCTGGATAAAACTAGTCCTCCACTGAACAATGTCGTCAGAAAGACAGATGTTTAAATGTCAGGGCGGGAACACACAAAGTAGGCAGAATGGTGAAAAACCCCAAATCAAACACAATTAGGATGAATCACATTTCTCCATtttaccccttggcccttgaaaccaaggggtaaggggNNNNNNNNNNtgaaaacatacccctatgaaatgggacaccactcgGTTCCATCACCATGcagaattgatcacaaacttccaagaagtgacaacagtgtcatatgcatttatatattttatagtcatttaatgttcactttggtgatgcagaggcagatgtccatatctgtgtagtacttaggtctgctTGCAAAACataggggtaggggtaagatagagaaatgagattcagccttacTAACATAAAACCATGCCATGCTTAAAAAGGTGCAAGTTGCAGTAAGTAATATTTGTATCGCATGACATGTTCTGTAGGGCAGGGAGGCTGAGATTAGAGCCTCCTAATGTGTTATTACCATTTGTATAACCTTTATTATTACAGTTAAAGCTCTGAAGACATGTTGGTTCTCAAAAAAATAGAGCTCTTCATCCAACAGCTCACTGTGGTTCACTTCTCCTCCTCGCTAATTTCACATTGATCCGCTGACTAAACGGTACATAAAAACGCTCAATCCAACGAGACATGCACTCAGCCCTTATTTAGAAACTTTGCCTTTTTAAATGAGCCGCCAGGAATTTCGTACGGTTGTGTTGTCACAAATCTAGACTATTTCTAGGTGGAAAGAGCCATTACAGTCATTCCCTGGCTGCAATGGCGTTGCAGAGACTCTGAGAGACccggaaacgctgaccaatcacagcagactgggcttttttagGGAGGGGGTTCAAAGAGACGGGCGCTAAAAtggtttcagacagagggtgaatacaggtatattcaaaCACACTGTAGGATAATTAAAaatgtggtttttgtttttgtttttttacattaaagggCAAATTAACaagttctagtagaaacccaaaattcAAGTATGAACTGAGATATGGCCGTGATGTGGGACTTTTTTAAGGTGCGTGATGTCATCTTAAAGTGCACTGGTACACCCTGATCTTGGATCTTTAATCTCCCCCCTGCAgcaccccctccacccccttcTCGTGGTGgcccccctccacctcctccgcCTGCACACAACTCGGCTCCACCCCCTCCGCCGTCCAGAGGGGGCCGGGGagcccctcctcctcccccccctcctccgtCCAGAGCCCCCGcctcagctcctcctcctccgcctccctCCAGACCAGGAACTCTGGGtgcccctcctcctccaccccctcccACCCGGGTAGGTCACcagccccctcctcccccccaccaccaccacacaccatcaccaccaccaccccaacccccccccctcctgctccgtctctctgcACTCCTCCATCGCCCCCCAAGCCCCGCCTCCTCCGCCTCCCCCATTGGCCCTGCAGCCGGCGGTAGCGGCGGCGGCGCCCCTGCTCCCCCTCCTCCGCGcctccctccacccccccctcccgGCCCCCTCCACCTCCGAGCTGGACGTAGGCGGAGACTCTCCTCACTCGCCGACCCTGGTGGGAAGTCGGCGCTGCTGGAGCAGATCAGAGTCGGAGCTCAGCTGAAGAAGGTGGAGCAGAACAACCGAGCGCCGGCCTCCGGCGTGGGACGAGACGCCCTGCTGGACCAGATCCGACAAGGAATCCAGCTCAAGACCGTAAGACCGTCACGGCGTCTGATGTCACCATCACATCATTAATCTTTTCCTGTGGTTTATTTGGTCAAAGAAACCACTAGTTGCAGCTGTACCAACCAGGACTGGATGGGTTTGTGTGTCTCTTCAGGTGCCGGATCAACCAGAGTCCGGTCCTCCGACGTCGGCGCCCACCGCGGGCATCGTCGGCGCGCTCATGGAAGTGATGCAGAAGAGGAGCAAAGCCATCCATTCCTCAGGTAACTGCTGCCAGGCTGACTACAACATCCAGGGTTCTTATGTAGCCCTCTCCCAAGAGACAAGTACATTACAGggcaaagtatacaccccctatgttaaaatcaggggacacaagtatacaccccctatgtaaatacagggcataagtatacacccccctatgttaaaatacagggggcataagtatacacccccctatgttaaaatagtgggcataagtatacacccccctatgttaaaatacagtggcataagtatacacccccctatgttaaaatacagggggcataagttacaccccctatgttaaaatacaggggcataagtatacaccccctatgttaaaatacagggcataagtatcaccccctatgttaaaacacggggcataagtatacaccccctatttaaaatacagggggcatagtataccccccctatgttaaaatacaggggcataagtatacacccccctatgttaaaatacagggggcataggtatacacccccctatgttaatacaggggcagtatacacccccctatgttaaaacacggggcataagtataccccccctatgttaaaacacgggcataagtatacacccccctatgttaaaatacaggggcataagtatacacccccctatgttaaaacacggggcataagtatccacccccctatgttaaatctTAAGGCTCTCTAAAGCTTGCCCTGACAACTGCTGTTTAGCTCAGGGGAAACTCGTACACATAGTCGCAGCTACTCCATGTTGggtctgtttttgttattttttcaattgaaaagtttatgcaTATTTATGACGATCAAGAATAACGTAAAAAAAATGgccggaattgtccttttaagaagttttttttttttttttaaggaatggatgttgatggataatcacagactggaatatgtcaacttttactcagtaCTAGTTATATTTAATACTAATActactttttcaaatgctataaaatggaataagacgccccaaaatgaatgaaagtagagatgtgtacttggcaaagagcgttgtgtggaatcaatcatgttattttggggagttaaaaataaaattgatagaggacaacatgaggacaacatgaggacaacatgaggacaacatggggacaacatgagggttaaatgactttttgtgttttcttttcctagACGAAGACGAGGATGATGACGAAGACGAGGACTTTGAAGACGATGACGAGTGGGACGACTAGTGAAGATTTCTTTACcccaggtccccccccccccccccacacacacacacacacacacacactttgcaccTCCCGCGGACACTAAAATATCTTCAAAAATCTTCCAGCATCTGACTAAAATTTTTATTAATGTTGTCTGATTcgctgtatatttattttagcctttttttgctttttttttttttttaaagattattttaaataatctgtGCAATACCTCATCTCTTAAATCTGTAACGTTGGTCACCCATCCGCATCGTTAAGAAAGCACTTAACACCGCCATCGACACCGCGTGGAGACGACGCAGCATTTCATGATCAATAATCAATCGTATAAACACTCGCTGCTCCACGGAGACACCTGGGGaatggtttttagtttttttgttcatttcctCATGTTTTCATTCTTCGAAGGAGAGCGCGAAAAGGGAGACGCACGTGCGACCAAACAGGCGGGATCCTCTTTGTGTTTGACAGCGGTCGCTTTAAATGCCAGATAACACTATTTTCTTACTCTGCTTCTTTTCATACCTCCGAAGTTTTCCTAAGAAATTGTAGTTTAGtcgtgttcttttttttcataaatcctTTTGACCAAAACGCGGCGGCAGCGAATCAGTCGCCTCACGAGGATtttcagctttttatttttttatgatgtcGAGGCCGTTTATTTGCACACAGTTCCTACACTAGTTCAGTTTTTGTGTTATTCAGGTGTGCGTTTGTCGggtcgtttttttttattttgtttcaagcGGGTTACGGTGATattgaacacttttttttttctttttttttattatatagaAGGTTTTGCGatattttgaccttttttttaaatgggactCCAAATATGACTGACAGTGTTTCACTTTCTTTGGCTTTATACAAATACATGTCGACACTCATTAACCCGCACACACTGTGGCATTTGTGTAATGATGGAAGTTTTGTTCTTAATGtctagttgttgttgttgttgttgtttNNNNNNNNNNgggggggggggtttgtgaCATCATTCCGTTATTTCCTGCAGGAGGGAACCTCCAGCAGCGCTCCGGTCGTTATTTCAAACCAACATCACATCATTGCAAAGAcactaaaagataaaaaatcaTTCGTCCTCTTCCGCCCTCGAGTTAACAAACTATAGTTTTATGCAATGCGGCTGTAAATGCCTCCTCACGGagaatgataaaaaaagaagaagcaaataATATTAAACCAAATGTGGCATTTGCAAGCAGCTTATGGGTCTGCCGATGCCTGCGATCATCCGTCTGTAAACGGAGACAAAGGAAATAACCCAGCGCTTGTTTTAACTGTTCGTGTTGAGAGTTTTTACCGTCCTCCTGCGAGGCTTAATGCTGCATCGAGAAGCCGAGATACTGACAGAGAACCTGTGAAaaagggttggggggggggggggggggggggcagcgaGAATACTAAATTGTAtacttaaataaatgttaatatttacagagaaaattgtgttttgttctttgtcGAAGAAGTCGAGGATGCTGGACTGAAGGTGATGGGGATCTTCAGCTGTTCACACACTTTAAAgtggattaaaaagaggaataaaataacATCtgttggaaatttatcttaatgccttaattcaaaaatgtataggaaaatccaacaccaaggacaccaattttctttgtaacgTCATTATCGTTTTCCAAACTGCCGGGGCTATctatgctctgattggttgcagGTCTATCCAGTTGGGTGCAGAGGCATTTTTGGTTGAAACCCCCCATAGTCGCAGCCCAATGGGGCAGTATCAGACTCCTACTCTGACTAGAATCAGAGTATGATGACTTCAAGCTTGTACAATGGTTCAGCTAGACTAACATTTAAAAGGGCAGAAAGTGAGGACAAATCTTCATTGGtcattggtaaaaaaacaacaaccggAAACTCAACACAATGTATGGCAGATTTAataatgaagtgtgtgtgtgtggtgtgtgtgtgtgtgtgtgggatgtgtgtgtggtgtgtgtgtgggggtgtggtgtgtgtgtgtgtgtgtgtgtgtgtgtgtgtgtggtgtgggtgtgggtgttgtgtgtgtgttgtgtgtgttgtgtgtgtggtgtgttgtgtgtgtgtgtgtgtgtgtgtgtgtgtgtgtgaagactGCTGCAGCAGCTCATGTAACAGTATGTATGGATCTTGTGCGAGCGCCCTTATTACAACAACACACCATTTGTCTtattacacaaaacacacacggTTCTTTCATGCGAGCTCTCGTATGAACTGTGATGATTTCTTGAAGAGGTCTTTTAACAGACTTTTTGTGAATCAACACGACAGTGTTTGTTACAAGAAGAGTCTGTTTGAACAACTCGCTGATGGGAGATTTACAATCTGGCCTCACAAGTTccattaaccctcgtgttgtcttcccgtctaaatggaaaatcaacacttttgttgatgctttttatcaatgtttttaactttttcgtaCTTTTTTTTGTCCCCACTAACTTATCAACTAACTAccgttatttttggaatttatggacaataaatctcatttatgggaaattgtacctaatgttttatcccttttttcaacacttttgacacttatttttcaatatttgtctttgtttttgacgttttcaacactacgtaacgctAACTTATTAACTAACTACaggtatttttggaatttatggacaataaatctcatttataggaaattatacctaatgtttgagttagaaaaacagaaatgaggaattatttcgactaaaattaaaggaatggacgttgatgataatcacagactggaatatgtcaacttttactcttattactatttcaaaaacctctttttcaaatgctataaaattgaataagacgccccaaaattaatgaaagtagagatttgtacttggcaaagagcgttgtgtggaatcaatcatgttattttggggaattaaaaagaacattgatataggaaaacgggtcaatttgacccaaggacaacatgagagagaACATGAGTGAATGTCATAAATCAATGGTTTAATATACTATAAGTGATCATCGCTTTTGATTAAAAATTAAGGAAATCCATAAACAACCTACTCGTCTTGGTCCACCCAACTTTGCAAGGTG
This genomic stretch from Etheostoma spectabile isolate EspeVRDwgs_2016 chromosome 8, UIUC_Espe_1.0, whole genome shotgun sequence harbors:
- the wasla gene encoding WASP like actin nucleation promoting factor a isoform X2, which translates into the protein MNSNPPPRRALNVGSILLTPQENECLFGYLGRKCATLCSAVVQVYGADRSCCWVKRCCGVACLVKDNPQRSYFIRVFDIKEGKTMFEQELYHNFSISSSRSYFISFTGDTCQVGLNFASEEEAKRFRAAINDLLNRRQRKTGPALHIATVDIKNPEINNVRFHNSHSHQQPYLLNNMLSHSGLNRKDKKTKGKKKKLTKADIGTPSNFQHIGHVGWDPNTGFDLNNLDPELKNLFDMCGISEAQLKDRETSKVIYDFIEKKGGVEAVKNELRRQAPPPPPSRGGPPPPPPPAHNSAPPPPPSRGGRGAPPPPPPPPSRAPASAPPPPPPSRPGTLGAPPPPPPPTRVGHQPPPPPHHHHTPSPPPPQPPPLLLRLSALLHRPPSPASSASPIGPAAGGSGGGAPAPPPPRLPPPPPPGPLHLRAGRRRRLSSLADPGGKSALLEQIRVGAQLKKVEQNNRAPASGVGRDALLDQIRQGIQLKTVPDQPESGPPTSAPTAGIVGALMEVMQKRSKAIHSSDEDEDDDEDEDFEDDDEWDD
- the wasla gene encoding WASP like actin nucleation promoting factor a isoform X1, which translates into the protein MNSNPPPRRALNVGSILLTPQENECLFGYLGRKCATLCSAVVQVYGADRSCCWVKRCCGVACLVKDNPQRSYFIRVFDIKEGKTMFEQELYHNFSISSSRSYFISFTGDTCQVGLNFASEEEAKRFRAAINDLLNRRQRKTEKRGDPKNGPALHIATVDIKNPEINNVRFHNSHSHQQPYLLNNMLSHSGLNRKDKKTKGKKKKLTKADIGTPSNFQHIGHVGWDPNTGFDLNNLDPELKNLFDMCGISEAQLKDRETSKVIYDFIEKKGGVEAVKNELRRQAPPPPPSRGGPPPPPPPAHNSAPPPPPSRGGRGAPPPPPPPPSRAPASAPPPPPPSRPGTLGAPPPPPPPTRVGHQPPPPPHHHHTPSPPPPQPPPLLLRLSALLHRPPSPASSASPIGPAAGGSGGGAPAPPPPRLPPPPPPGPLHLRAGRRRRLSSLADPGGKSALLEQIRVGAQLKKVEQNNRAPASGVGRDALLDQIRQGIQLKTVPDQPESGPPTSAPTAGIVGALMEVMQKRSKAIHSSDEDEDDDEDEDFEDDDEWDD